The following coding sequences lie in one Panicum virgatum strain AP13 chromosome 6N, P.virgatum_v5, whole genome shotgun sequence genomic window:
- the LOC120677466 gene encoding reticuline oxidase-like codes for MAALVLFSLVLLRLFAAVQAGAAQDDGASFTACLAAAGVRNVTTRGSPGYGAALRVPIMNLRFAGAGAPQPAAVVVPASLEELRAAVRCARAAALVVRLRSGGHSYEGLSYTTEDRSAFAVVDLAALDRVRVRVGGATAWVEAGATLGQVYHAVAAASPALAFSAGSCPTVGSGGHIAGGGFGLLSRRHGLAGDNVVDAVLVDAEGRVLDRSGMGEDVFWAIRGGGGGAWGAVYAWRVQLRPVPEHVTAFVVNRPGTAASVARLVSTWQHVAPWLPDEFYISAFVGAGLPESNGTGISVTFKGFYLGPADEALQILTARFPEIGLSDLNPREMSWIESVVFFSGLPEGSSVSDLTDRVLHKKNYFKAKSDYARRPMALDQLIRAVDLLSEQPRAYVILDPYGGAMDRIDPADLPFPHRKGNIHGIQYLIEWAADEDGHRDEFMDWLRRFYDFMGAYVAKNPRAAYINYMDLDLGTNNWSDDRQLDNKIPNPEVEAARAWGERYFLGNYDRLVRAKTTIDPDNVFRNAQSIPPLRVPGVTRSSPRGISPEVISNGSTYDS; via the coding sequence ATGGCCGCCCTCGTCCTCTTCTCCCTCGTGCTGCTCCGCCTATTCGCCGCCGTGCAAGCAGGCGCCGCGCAAGATGACGGGGCGAGCTTCACGGCGtgcctggcggcggccggcgtgcggAACGTGACGACGCGCGGGTCCCCCGGGTACGGCGCCGCGCTGCGCGTCCCCatcatgaacctccgcttcgcgggcgccggcgcgccccagcccgccgccgtcgtcgtcccggCGTCGCTCgaggagctccgcgccgccgtgcggtgcgcgcgggcggcggcgctcgtggtGCGCCTCCGCAGCGGGGGCCACAGCTACGAGGGCCTCTCCTACACCACGGAGGACCGGAGCGCGTTCGCGGTCGTCGACCTCGCCGCGCTCGAccgcgtccgcgtccgcgtCGGCGGCGCCACGGCGTGGGTGGAGGCCGGCGCGACGCTCGGCCAGGTGTaccacgccgtcgccgcggcgagCCCGGCGCTCGCGTTCTCGGCGGGGTCGTGCCCGACGGTCGGCTCCGGGGGCcacatcgccggcggcgggttcgGCCTGCTGTCCCGCAGGCACGGGCTCGCGGGCGACAACGTGGTGGACGCTGTGCTGGTCGACGCCGAGGGGCGCGTCCTGGACCGCTCCGGCATGGGCGAGGACGTGTTCTGGGccatccgcggcggcggcggaggcgcctgGGGCGCCGTCTACGCGTGGCGCGTCCAGCTCCGGCCCGTGCCCGAGCACGTCACCGCGTTCGTCGTCAACCGCCCGGGCACCGCCGCGTCGGTGGCCCGGCTCGTCTCCACGTGGCAGCACGTCGCGCCGTGGCTGCCCGACGAGTTCTACATCTCGGCGTTCGTCGGCGCCGGCTTGCCGGAGTCCAACGGGACCGGCATCTCCGTCACCTTCAAAGGGTTCTACCTCGGGCCCGCCGACGAAGCGCTGCAGATACTGACGGCAAGGTTCCCCGAGATCGGGCTATCGGATCTGAACCCGAGAGAGATGAGCTGGATCGAATCCGTGGTGTTCTTCTCGGGTCTGCCCGAAGGGAGCTCGGTGTCGGATCTCACCGACCGGGTGCTCCACAAGAAGAACTACTTCAAGGCCAAGTCGGACTACGCGCGCCGTCCGATGGCCTTGGATCAACTGATCAGAGCCGTCGACCTCCTGTCCGAGCAGCCCAGGGCATACGTCATCTTGGACCCGTATGGTGGGGCCATGGATCGGATCGATCCCGCCGATCTACCATTCCCGCATCGCAAAGGTAACATCCATGGCATCCAGTACCTCATCGAATGGGCAGCTGATGAAGATGGCCACAGAGACGAGTTCATGGATTGGCTGCGCCGGTTCTACGACTTCATGGGAGCGTATGTGGCCAAGAACCCACGAGCCGCGTACATAAACTACATGGATCTTGATCTTGGCACCAACAACTGGTCCGATGACCGTCAACTCGACAACAAGATCCCCAACCCGGAAGTCGAAGCGGCGCGGGCATGGGGTGAGAGGTACTTCTTGGGGAACTACGACCGGCTCGTTCGCGCGAAGACGACGATCGATCCCGACAACGTATTCCGCAACGCGCAAAGTATCCCGCCACTAAGGGTCCCAGGAGTGACTAGGAGCAGTCCACGTGGCATCTCGCCCGAGGTCATTTCCAATGGGAGCACATACGACAGCTAG